Proteins found in one Sorghum bicolor cultivar BTx623 chromosome 1, Sorghum_bicolor_NCBIv3, whole genome shotgun sequence genomic segment:
- the LOC8065681 gene encoding uncharacterized protein LOC8065681, producing MDSDAAVLPTTTTPPPPHSKNGQADSELRRRRRRRCACVCLLVSLGAALLLGITLLVLFLTVLRVRDPTTRLVSSRVIGFAPGPGPDLQFNLTMELAVDVHNPNPASFSYASGAAQLWYRGVLVGVAGVDPGRIPSKGDGTMELVMTVLSGSFGAELTQLVKDMEAGAVPLDASARVPGKVAIFGVLKLPAVAYSDCHVIFGVPEMKVQSQVCHDHTKL from the coding sequence ATGGACTCCGACGCCGCCGTGCTCCCCACCAcgaccacgccgccgccgccgcactccAAGAACGGCCAAGCCGACAGCGagctccgccgccggcgccggcgccgctgcGCCTGCGTCTGCCTCCTCGTCTCCCTGGGCGCCGCCCTGCTCCTGGGCATCACGCTCCTGGTGCTCTTCCTCACGGTGCTCCGCGTCCGCGACCCCACCACGCGGCTCGTCTCGTCGCGGGTCATCGGCTTCGCGCCGGGTCCCGGCCCGGACTTGCAGTTCAACCTCACCATGGAGCTCGCCGTGGACGTGCACAACCCGAACCCGGCGTCCTTCTCGTACGCCTCGGGTGCCGCGCAGCTCTGGTACCGGGGCGTCCTGGTCGGCGTCGCCGGCGTCGACCCCGGCCGCATCCCCAGCAAGGGCGACGGCACCATGGAGCTGGTGATGACCGTGCTGTCCGGCAGCTTCGGCGCCGAGCTCACGCAGCTGGTCAAGGACATGGAGGCCGGCGCGGTGCCGCTGGACGCCAGCGCCAGGGTGCCCGGGAAGGTCGCCATCTTCGGGGTGCTCAAGCTGCCGGCGGTGGCCTACTCTGACTGCCACGTCATCTTCGGCGTACCAGAGATGAAAGTCCAGAGCCAGGTGTGCCATGACCACACCAAGCTCTAA
- the LOC8065148 gene encoding mitochondrial arginine transporter BAC1 isoform X2: MVKLQAHNTTAHGKVYKNAFHCTSRILLEEGIRGLYKGASSSFIGIAVESSLFFGTYSQAKQLLQGSYEVGRPHLQVIIPSAACSGALISCILTPTELTKCRMQVQGKDVIHGARYSSPLDCAVKTLESEGLKGIFRGGLATLFREAIGNAVFFCTYEYSRYWMHNYLDSVRFSDSSHFVLAKDIGIGVMSGGISGMAFWTATLPLDVAKTIIQTDPDPHVSRNPLQILRMVYKRAGMGGCYAGLGPTLARAFPANAAAIVAWEYSAKILGIKRG; encoded by the exons ATG GTTAAACTGCAAGCTCATAATACCACGGCTCACGGAAAGGTGTACAAGAATGCGTTCCACTGCACTAGTAGGATACTGCTTGAGGAAGGA ATTAGAGGGCTGTACAAAGGTGCGTCGTCTTCATTTATTGGTATAGCTGTTGAAAGCTCCCTTTTCTTTGGCACATATTCCCAAGCCAAACAGTTATTACAG GGAAGCTATGAGGTTGGTAGGCCGCATCTACAGGTAATTATCCCTTCTGCTGCATGCAGTGGAGCTCTGATTAGCTGCATCCTCACTCCAACTGAGCTCACCAAG TGCAGAATGCAAGTTCAAGGGAAGGATGTAATCCATGGCGCTAGGTACTCCAGCCCTCTAGATTGTGCTGTGAAAACACTGGAAAGTGAAGGG CTTAAGGGTATATTCCGTGGTGGTTTGGCAACATTATTCAGAGAGGCGATTGGCAATGCTGTCTTCTTCTGCACTTATGAGTACAGTCGATACTGGATGCACAACTATTTGGATTCTGTGAGATTTTCTGATAGCAGTCATTTTGTGCTGGCAAAAGATATTGGGATAGGGGTTATGAGTGGTGGCATTAGTGGAATGGCG TTCTGGACAGCTACCCTACCGCTGGATGTGGCAAAAACCATAATACAGACCGATCCGGACCCTCATGTGAGCCGAAACCCCTTGCAGATTTTGAGAATG GTTTATAAGAGAGCTGGGATGGGTGGCTGTTATGCTGGACTTGGACCAACTCTAGCAAGAGCATTCCCTGCCAATGCAGCAGCAATTGTTGCTTGGGAATACAGCGCCAAGATTCTTGGTATAAAGCGAGGCTAG
- the LOC8065148 gene encoding mitochondrial arginine transporter BAC1 isoform X1: MARAGDAAKEYVAGSAAGVAQVVVGHPFDTVKVKLQAHNTTAHGKVYKNAFHCTSRILLEEGIRGLYKGASSSFIGIAVESSLFFGTYSQAKQLLQGSYEVGRPHLQVIIPSAACSGALISCILTPTELTKCRMQVQGKDVIHGARYSSPLDCAVKTLESEGLKGIFRGGLATLFREAIGNAVFFCTYEYSRYWMHNYLDSVRFSDSSHFVLAKDIGIGVMSGGISGMAFWTATLPLDVAKTIIQTDPDPHVSRNPLQILRMVYKRAGMGGCYAGLGPTLARAFPANAAAIVAWEYSAKILGIKRG, from the exons ATGGCCAGAGCGGGCGATGCGGCCAAGGAGTACgtcgccggatccgccgccggCGTCGCCCAGGTTGTAGTCGGCCACCCGTTCGACACGGTCAAG GTTAAACTGCAAGCTCATAATACCACGGCTCACGGAAAGGTGTACAAGAATGCGTTCCACTGCACTAGTAGGATACTGCTTGAGGAAGGA ATTAGAGGGCTGTACAAAGGTGCGTCGTCTTCATTTATTGGTATAGCTGTTGAAAGCTCCCTTTTCTTTGGCACATATTCCCAAGCCAAACAGTTATTACAG GGAAGCTATGAGGTTGGTAGGCCGCATCTACAGGTAATTATCCCTTCTGCTGCATGCAGTGGAGCTCTGATTAGCTGCATCCTCACTCCAACTGAGCTCACCAAG TGCAGAATGCAAGTTCAAGGGAAGGATGTAATCCATGGCGCTAGGTACTCCAGCCCTCTAGATTGTGCTGTGAAAACACTGGAAAGTGAAGGG CTTAAGGGTATATTCCGTGGTGGTTTGGCAACATTATTCAGAGAGGCGATTGGCAATGCTGTCTTCTTCTGCACTTATGAGTACAGTCGATACTGGATGCACAACTATTTGGATTCTGTGAGATTTTCTGATAGCAGTCATTTTGTGCTGGCAAAAGATATTGGGATAGGGGTTATGAGTGGTGGCATTAGTGGAATGGCG TTCTGGACAGCTACCCTACCGCTGGATGTGGCAAAAACCATAATACAGACCGATCCGGACCCTCATGTGAGCCGAAACCCCTTGCAGATTTTGAGAATG GTTTATAAGAGAGCTGGGATGGGTGGCTGTTATGCTGGACTTGGACCAACTCTAGCAAGAGCATTCCCTGCCAATGCAGCAGCAATTGTTGCTTGGGAATACAGCGCCAAGATTCTTGGTATAAAGCGAGGCTAG